A part of Desulfobacter sp. genomic DNA contains:
- a CDS encoding AIM24 family protein: protein MRFLCKSCGLEKDIPDQYAGKTVKCPSCKAAVKIPEAEPGKGSKYSIAEFVARTSQKDKDQGLFELESNSMLEINLDGSVWTKLGAMIAYTGDIKFTREGILEHGLGKMFKKAVSGEGASLTKAEGKGALYLADAGKKVSVLNLENETICVNGNDLLAFEPSIDWDITMMKKVAGMLAGGLFNVKLSGRGMIAITTHHDPLTLKVVPGKPVVTDPNATVAWSGNLQPELKTDISLKTFLGRGSGESIQMSFSGSGFVVVQPFEEVYLQSS from the coding sequence ATGCGTTTTTTGTGTAAATCCTGCGGCCTTGAAAAGGATATCCCGGACCAATATGCCGGGAAGACGGTGAAATGCCCCAGTTGCAAGGCGGCTGTTAAGATTCCCGAAGCGGAACCGGGCAAAGGCAGCAAATACTCCATCGCCGAATTTGTGGCCAGGACATCCCAGAAGGATAAGGACCAGGGGCTCTTTGAGCTTGAGAGTAACAGCATGCTGGAGATTAATCTGGACGGCAGTGTGTGGACAAAGCTGGGGGCCATGATTGCCTATACCGGCGATATCAAATTTACCCGGGAGGGCATACTGGAGCACGGCCTGGGAAAAATGTTCAAAAAGGCGGTAAGCGGCGAAGGGGCGAGTCTGACCAAGGCCGAGGGCAAGGGAGCCCTTTATCTGGCCGATGCAGGGAAAAAAGTTTCAGTCCTGAACCTTGAAAACGAAACCATCTGTGTCAACGGAAATGATCTTCTGGCATTTGAACCTTCCATCGACTGGGATATTACCATGATGAAAAAGGTGGCCGGCATGCTGGCAGGCGGACTGTTCAATGTAAAATTAAGCGGCCGGGGCATGATTGCCATCACCACCCATCATGACCCTTTGACCCTGAAAGTGGTTCCGGGAAAACCGGTGGTCACCGATCCCAATGCCACCGTGGCCTGGTCCGGCAATCTGCAGCCGGAACTCAAAACCGATATCTCCTTAAAAACATTTTTGGGACGGGGCAGCGGCGAATCCATTCAGATGTCGTTCAGCGGCAGCGGTTTTGTGGTGGTGCAGCCCTTTGAGGAGGTATATCTGCAGTCCAGTTAA
- a CDS encoding DUF2059 domain-containing protein: MKQLFLCFLILVSFQTAAAEDLSSGKKLLIDKLLEQMGQSAADTGQQFSNLFIESFTRTLKRAKPDLDPRAFEIVEQEIKQVIAEMFENSDALTEMMYPIYGQRFSEDELKKLIAFYETPLGKKLLRELPAITKEGMQAGQQLGQSLGPKIQKRIQDRFKSEGIEI, from the coding sequence ATGAAACAGTTATTTTTGTGTTTTCTCATTCTTGTTAGTTTTCAAACAGCTGCCGCGGAAGATTTGAGTTCTGGGAAAAAATTATTAATTGATAAATTGTTAGAACAAATGGGGCAGTCTGCCGCAGACACAGGACAACAATTTAGCAATTTGTTCATAGAGAGTTTTACCAGGACTTTGAAGAGGGCAAAACCAGATCTTGACCCAAGAGCTTTTGAAATAGTGGAGCAAGAAATCAAGCAAGTTATCGCTGAAATGTTTGAAAATAGCGATGCATTAACAGAGATGATGTATCCAATATATGGCCAAAGGTTCTCCGAGGACGAATTGAAAAAGCTAATAGCCTTCTATGAGACGCCATTAGGTAAAAAGCTTTTACGTGAGTTACCTGCAATAACAAAAGAGGGTATGCAGGCAGGGCAACAATTAGGCCAATCATTAGGCCCTAAAATTCAAAAGCGGATACAAGATAGATTTAAAAGCGAAGGTATTGAAATATAA
- a CDS encoding response regulator: protein MSGPKAEPSENREFVHQGSVWHKPRIMVLLLAVSIAGLGALFFSVYSQVSDRIRMDRQILMTETAGLLTARIDEWLDKNVRALRAASRQSGIISMDPAAQSGILNAVQREYPWIYLVFTLDEEGKNIARSDGGRLKDYSDREYFRRLKEGAPLSWQTLVGKTSKRPALVLALPIVKAGRFAGVIAAAMTRDAISGSVTARQMGNSGYAFLLDDQAKVIAHPDPQAVISEKTFDRHRLLELKDSDGLLAYEDEVGTPKIGVVRENRLGWHLILEQDCKEAFRELYRFQRFMVLVFGLMVVMVLVIAWLFARLSVSPVLRMISAGQRREEDLENQLQKVRKMEALGTFAGGIAHDFNNILGAITTCSELAIEDVDETNPAHEDLKHILKAAIRGKKLVKQILEYSRSRNTRHKPVKLHRIILECLDLFKSFKPAEIEVKLNIASKLDFILADPTQLHQVIMNLLLNAEHAMAGRAGILSIELTREDEAPDREGRAVELPQGPYLHLAVSDTGCGMDEHVLERMFDPFYTTHMNTGGTGLGLAMSDAIIRRHKGLITAESRISKGSTFHIYLPCIGHDDVLEEEDKDEPVAAGGDEKILFVDDDEHMVYSSSRMLRRLGYRVTTAENAMKALALFKENPGRFDLVITDRVMPGRNGVELAHDIRQIRPDIPIILCSGFFNKKDDEFLDTDYDIDGLIDETVSKPFEIKPMSMLIREVLDRRTNE from the coding sequence ATGTCAGGTCCCAAAGCTGAACCGTCTGAAAATAGAGAATTTGTGCATCAGGGCAGTGTCTGGCATAAGCCCAGGATTATGGTGTTGCTGCTGGCCGTGAGCATCGCCGGGCTGGGCGCCCTCTTCTTCTCCGTCTACTCCCAGGTCTCCGACCGTATCCGCATGGACCGGCAGATCCTTATGACGGAGACTGCCGGACTGCTTACGGCCCGGATTGACGAGTGGCTGGATAAGAATGTCCGGGCGCTCAGGGCCGCATCCCGGCAGTCCGGGATTATTTCAATGGATCCGGCGGCCCAGTCCGGGATACTCAATGCCGTCCAGCGGGAGTATCCATGGATCTACCTGGTCTTTACCCTGGATGAAGAGGGCAAAAACATTGCCCGCAGCGACGGGGGCCGTCTCAAGGATTATTCCGACCGGGAGTATTTCCGCCGTCTGAAGGAGGGGGCCCCCCTTTCCTGGCAGACCCTGGTAGGCAAGACCTCCAAGCGGCCTGCATTGGTGCTGGCCCTACCCATCGTGAAGGCGGGGCGGTTTGCCGGTGTGATTGCTGCGGCCATGACCCGGGATGCCATTTCCGGGTCGGTGACGGCACGGCAGATGGGAAATTCCGGCTATGCCTTTCTTTTGGATGACCAGGCCAAGGTCATTGCCCATCCCGATCCCCAGGCGGTGATATCGGAAAAGACCTTCGACCGGCACAGGCTCCTTGAATTGAAAGATTCCGATGGCCTGCTGGCCTATGAGGATGAGGTCGGTACCCCTAAAATAGGGGTGGTCCGTGAAAACCGGCTGGGCTGGCACTTGATCCTGGAACAGGATTGTAAAGAGGCGTTCAGGGAACTCTACCGCTTTCAGCGGTTCATGGTTCTGGTTTTCGGGCTGATGGTGGTCATGGTCCTGGTCATTGCATGGCTGTTTGCCCGGCTTTCGGTGTCGCCGGTTCTCAGGATGATTTCCGCGGGCCAGCGCCGGGAGGAGGACCTGGAAAATCAACTCCAGAAAGTCCGGAAGATGGAAGCGCTGGGCACCTTTGCCGGCGGGATCGCCCATGATTTCAACAATATTCTGGGGGCCATCACCACCTGCAGTGAACTGGCCATTGAGGATGTGGATGAAACCAATCCGGCCCATGAAGACCTCAAGCATATCCTCAAAGCCGCCATCCGGGGTAAAAAGCTGGTCAAGCAGATTCTGGAATACAGCCGGAGCCGGAATACCCGGCACAAACCCGTGAAGCTCCACCGCATCATTCTGGAATGCCTGGACCTGTTCAAGTCCTTTAAACCCGCCGAGATTGAGGTGAAACTCAATATTGCCTCCAAGCTGGACTTTATCCTGGCCGACCCCACCCAGCTTCACCAGGTGATCATGAATTTATTGCTCAACGCCGAGCATGCCATGGCCGGCCGGGCAGGCATCCTGTCCATTGAACTGACACGTGAAGATGAGGCGCCGGACAGGGAAGGCAGGGCCGTGGAACTGCCCCAGGGACCCTATCTTCACCTGGCCGTCTCCGATACGGGCTGCGGCATGGACGAGCATGTGCTGGAGCGGATGTTCGACCCCTTTTATACTACCCATATGAATACCGGGGGAACAGGTCTCGGGCTTGCCATGAGCGATGCCATCATCCGAAGGCATAAGGGGCTGATAACTGCGGAAAGCCGGATTTCAAAGGGGAGCACCTTTCATATTTATCTGCCCTGCATCGGCCATGATGATGTGCTGGAGGAAGAGGACAAGGACGAACCTGTGGCTGCCGGCGGAGATGAAAAGATTCTTTTTGTTGATGATGATGAACACATGGTCTACTCTTCGTCCCGGATGCTCCGGCGCCTGGGATACCGGGTGACAACGGCGGAAAATGCAATGAAGGCCCTGGCCCTGTTCAAGGAAAATCCCGGCCGCTTCGATCTGGTGATCACCGACCGGGTGATGCCCGGGCGGAACGGGGTGGAGCTGGCCCACGATATCCGGCAGATCCGTCCGGATATTCCCATTATTTTGTGTTCGGGCTTTTTTAATAAAAAGGATGATGAATTCCTGGATACGGATTACGATATTGACGGGCTGATTGACGAGACCGTATCCAAGCCATTTGAAATCAAACCCATGAGTATGCTGATCCGTGAGGTGCTGGACAGGAGGACCAATGAATAA
- a CDS encoding DASS family sodium-coupled anion symporter: MANAMNQRSLLQRTGLILGPVLFFLVMMINIDPANPMVGRMAAVATLMAVFWVTEAVPLAATALIPVILFPLLGIMKGKAAAGVYFNSTIFLFMGGFLIALAMEKWKLHKRIALFTVKTIGGGPSRLVFGFMAASAFLSMWISNTATAVMMLPIAMSIILKMEEQFDEKATHHFTLCLLLGIAYAASMGGAATLVGTPPNLVLVRTFEQTFPTAAPISFGVWMMMALPLSAAMLVTIWFLLTRVFFRVPAHLTVDHTIVEKEYKNLGPLSPEEKSVLVIFLLTALLWIFRKDLNLGFMVVPGWAGLMPFPKLIDDGTVAVTMASLLFILPTRSDHAKSAAILDACVFSKLPWGIILLFGGGFALAKGFQASGLSAFIGSKLGILEGANNIFMISGICTTLTFLTELTSNTATTQMILPILSSIAVAMKTNPLMLLIPATLSASCAFMMPVATPPNAIIFGSGRVKIYEMVKAGIFINFIGIVVITGLFLALGTAVFAIDPNVIPDWALLASK; encoded by the coding sequence ATGGCAAATGCAATGAACCAGAGAAGTTTGTTACAACGCACCGGACTGATCCTGGGCCCGGTTCTCTTTTTTCTTGTGATGATGATCAACATTGATCCGGCCAACCCCATGGTGGGGCGGATGGCGGCGGTGGCAACGCTCATGGCGGTATTCTGGGTGACAGAAGCCGTGCCCCTGGCGGCAACGGCGCTGATCCCGGTGATACTGTTTCCCCTGTTGGGTATAATGAAAGGCAAAGCCGCTGCCGGCGTCTATTTCAACTCCACGATATTTCTGTTTATGGGCGGTTTTCTCATCGCCCTGGCCATGGAAAAATGGAAACTGCACAAGCGGATTGCACTGTTTACGGTTAAAACCATCGGCGGCGGCCCCTCCCGGCTGGTATTCGGCTTCATGGCCGCCTCAGCCTTTTTATCCATGTGGATCTCCAATACGGCCACAGCCGTGATGATGCTGCCTATTGCCATGTCCATCATCCTCAAAATGGAGGAGCAGTTCGACGAAAAAGCCACCCACCACTTCACCCTCTGTCTGCTGCTGGGCATCGCCTATGCTGCATCCATGGGCGGGGCGGCCACCCTGGTGGGCACCCCCCCCAACCTGGTCCTTGTCAGGACATTTGAACAGACCTTCCCAACCGCCGCCCCCATTTCATTCGGGGTATGGATGATGATGGCCCTGCCCCTTTCGGCGGCCATGCTGGTCACCATATGGTTCTTGCTGACCCGGGTATTTTTCAGGGTTCCGGCCCACCTTACCGTGGACCATACCATTGTGGAAAAAGAATATAAGAACCTGGGGCCGCTGTCGCCCGAAGAAAAATCTGTACTGGTGATTTTCCTTTTGACCGCCCTGCTCTGGATTTTCAGAAAAGACCTGAATCTGGGGTTCATGGTTGTACCGGGCTGGGCAGGACTGATGCCTTTTCCCAAGCTCATTGACGACGGCACCGTGGCCGTGACCATGGCGTCGCTGCTCTTTATCCTGCCCACCCGGTCAGACCATGCAAAATCAGCGGCCATCCTGGACGCCTGCGTCTTTTCAAAACTGCCCTGGGGCATCATCCTGCTCTTCGGGGGCGGATTTGCCCTGGCCAAGGGATTTCAGGCTTCAGGCCTCTCGGCTTTCATCGGCTCAAAGCTGGGGATCCTGGAAGGTGCCAATAATATCTTTATGATCTCCGGCATCTGCACCACCCTGACCTTTTTGACGGAACTGACCTCCAACACGGCCACCACCCAGATGATTCTGCCCATTCTCTCTTCCATTGCAGTGGCCATGAAGACCAACCCGCTCATGCTGTTGATCCCGGCTACACTCTCGGCCTCCTGCGCCTTTATGATGCCCGTGGCCACACCGCCAAACGCCATCATTTTCGGCTCGGGAAGGGTAAAAATATACGAAATGGTCAAGGCGGGCATTTTCATCAACTTCATCGGGATCGTTGTGATAACCGGCCTGTTCCTGGCCCTGGGCACAGCGGTTTTCGCCATTGATCCCAATGTAATTCCCGACTGGGCGCTTCTGGCAAGCAAATAA
- a CDS encoding aldehyde ferredoxin oxidoreductase yields MGKLLRINTREKTFVFEETPEAYAALGGRALTSKMILDEVPATCHPLGKNNKLIFAPGIMAGSPAADSGRLSAGAKSPLTGGIKESNAGGLVSQKLAKLGITAIVLEDKPQDDEYSMIVINKDGVEILPAGDLVKKGNYDVMEALWDKYGKTGVLSIGQAGEQCLKGASINQADMNGRPGRAHGRGGLGAVMGSKKIKAIVVDDKGAGRVEIKDPDAFKKANKRWVEMLHNHPVTGEGLPALGTAVLVNVINEAGTLPTKNFRNGRFEHAQAISGEAMAETIEKRGGITTEGCHPGCVIKCSNVYHGKDNKYLTSGFEYETIWAFGAHCLVKDLDDIAMMDRLCDDFGLDTIEMGVTLGIAMEGGMIPWGDGKAAIDLLSKVGEFGTEGKIIGNGAAFTGDALGVDRVPVVKKQALPAYDPRACKGVGVTYATTPMGADHTAGYGVTANILAVGGSVDPLKKEGNMELSQGLQVATAAIDAAGLCLFVAFAVLDNEDALPTIAAMLNAQYGLELTPDDIIELGKDILRNEKEFNKRAGFTPVDDQLPEMFLNDELPPHNTTWDFTEEDLQKTLDF; encoded by the coding sequence ATGGGGAAACTTTTGAGAATTAATACCAGGGAAAAGACCTTTGTCTTTGAAGAAACACCCGAGGCCTATGCGGCCTTGGGCGGGCGCGCCCTGACATCCAAGATGATCCTGGATGAAGTGCCTGCTACCTGCCACCCACTGGGTAAAAACAATAAACTGATCTTTGCACCGGGTATCATGGCCGGCTCTCCGGCCGCCGACTCTGGACGCCTTTCCGCCGGTGCCAAATCGCCGCTCACCGGCGGAATCAAAGAGAGTAACGCCGGCGGCCTGGTTTCCCAGAAACTGGCCAAGCTGGGCATCACCGCCATCGTCCTTGAAGACAAACCCCAGGATGATGAATACTCCATGATCGTCATCAATAAGGACGGGGTGGAAATCCTCCCCGCCGGAGACCTGGTGAAAAAGGGCAACTATGATGTCATGGAAGCCCTCTGGGATAAATACGGCAAGACCGGCGTCCTCTCCATCGGTCAGGCCGGAGAACAGTGCCTCAAAGGCGCCTCCATCAACCAGGCCGACATGAACGGCCGCCCGGGCCGTGCCCACGGCCGCGGGGGTCTGGGCGCCGTCATGGGCTCCAAGAAAATCAAGGCCATCGTGGTGGATGACAAGGGCGCCGGACGGGTGGAAATCAAAGACCCGGACGCATTTAAAAAAGCCAACAAACGCTGGGTGGAAATGCTCCACAACCATCCGGTAACAGGGGAAGGCCTGCCCGCCCTGGGTACTGCCGTTCTGGTCAACGTCATCAACGAAGCCGGCACCCTGCCCACCAAAAACTTCAGAAACGGCCGGTTTGAGCATGCCCAGGCAATTTCCGGGGAAGCCATGGCCGAAACCATTGAAAAACGCGGCGGTATCACCACCGAAGGCTGCCACCCCGGCTGCGTGATCAAATGCTCCAATGTTTACCACGGCAAGGACAACAAATACCTGACCTCCGGGTTCGAGTATGAAACCATCTGGGCCTTCGGCGCCCACTGCCTGGTGAAGGACCTGGACGACATCGCCATGATGGACCGCCTCTGTGACGACTTCGGCCTGGATACCATTGAAATGGGCGTCACCCTGGGTATTGCCATGGAAGGTGGAATGATTCCCTGGGGCGACGGCAAGGCTGCCATCGACCTGCTCTCAAAAGTCGGCGAGTTTGGAACCGAAGGCAAGATCATCGGCAACGGCGCCGCCTTCACCGGCGATGCCCTGGGTGTGGACCGGGTGCCCGTGGTCAAAAAACAGGCCCTGCCCGCCTACGATCCCCGTGCCTGCAAGGGTGTTGGTGTGACCTATGCCACCACCCCCATGGGCGCCGATCACACCGCCGGCTACGGCGTTACCGCCAACATCCTGGCCGTGGGCGGTTCCGTTGATCCCCTGAAAAAAGAGGGCAACATGGAACTTTCCCAGGGGCTGCAGGTGGCCACGGCCGCCATTGATGCCGCAGGTCTCTGCCTCTTTGTGGCCTTTGCCGTTCTGGACAACGAAGACGCCCTGCCCACCATCGCCGCCATGCTCAACGCCCAGTACGGCCTTGAGCTGACCCCGGACGATATCATCGAGCTGGGCAAGGATATCCTCAGGAACGAAAAAGAGTTCAACAAAAGAGCCGGTTTCACCCCCGTGGACGACCAGCTGCCTGAAATGTTCCTGAATGATGAACTTCCGCCCCACAACACCACCTGGGATTTCACCGAGGAAGATCTCCAGAAAACACTGGACTTCTAA
- the hisD gene encoding histidinol dehydrogenase: MKIFDYPSQEAEKRVQDTIDRGLGFSKEDHDNVQAYLDDVKARGDEALIEYTNKFDSPAVTLDNLKVTEEEFEEALAQMEPEFLRALDRSVEQLTAFHSRQRENSWIDTPRNGVMVGQMVKPVEAAGIYAPGAKGGKTPLVSSVLMGGIPAKVAGVDSISLMTPPMADGKINPHILAAARAVGINSVFKAGSAWAIGALAYGTEQVPRVDVIVGPGNIYVTLAKKIVSGTVGIDMIAGPSEILIIADKGANPECVAADLLSQAEHDLLASAILVTDSRELADRVVPALEAQMAKLSRKEIAREAINNFGAIMVVPDIETGIELSNRLAPEHLEIIVDAPFDYIDRIRNAGALFVGPYTPEPMGDYIAGPNHVLPTAGTARFSSALSVEHFTKKTSLIHYSETAFKEEADDVIKLAMTEGLDAHANSVKVRK, translated from the coding sequence ATGAAAATATTTGATTACCCGTCACAGGAAGCGGAAAAAAGAGTTCAGGATACCATTGACAGAGGACTTGGGTTTTCCAAAGAAGACCATGACAATGTCCAGGCTTATCTGGATGATGTGAAGGCCAGGGGGGACGAGGCGCTGATTGAGTATACCAATAAATTTGACTCTCCTGCCGTGACCCTGGACAACCTCAAGGTGACCGAAGAAGAATTTGAAGAAGCCCTGGCCCAGATGGAGCCGGAGTTTCTCCGGGCCCTGGACCGGTCTGTGGAACAGCTCACCGCCTTTCACTCCCGCCAGCGGGAAAACTCCTGGATCGATACCCCCAGAAACGGAGTGATGGTGGGACAGATGGTCAAACCGGTGGAGGCGGCAGGGATATATGCACCGGGGGCCAAGGGCGGCAAAACCCCCCTGGTTTCCTCCGTTCTCATGGGCGGGATTCCGGCCAAGGTGGCCGGGGTTGATTCCATCAGCCTCATGACCCCGCCCATGGCCGATGGAAAGATCAACCCCCATATCCTGGCGGCGGCCAGGGCCGTGGGCATAAATTCAGTATTCAAGGCCGGGTCGGCCTGGGCCATCGGGGCGCTTGCCTACGGGACCGAACAGGTGCCCCGGGTGGATGTGATTGTGGGCCCGGGCAATATCTATGTGACCCTGGCCAAAAAAATCGTTTCAGGCACCGTGGGCATTGATATGATCGCCGGCCCCAGCGAAATCCTCATCATTGCGGACAAGGGGGCCAATCCCGAATGCGTGGCAGCCGACCTGCTCTCCCAGGCCGAGCATGACCTGCTGGCCTCGGCCATCCTGGTGACGGATTCAAGGGAACTTGCCGACCGGGTGGTGCCGGCCCTTGAGGCCCAGATGGCCAAGCTGTCCAGAAAAGAAATTGCTAGAGAGGCCATTAATAATTTCGGGGCCATCATGGTGGTGCCGGACATCGAAACCGGCATCGAACTCTCCAACCGCCTGGCGCCGGAGCACCTTGAGATCATCGTGGATGCCCCCTTTGACTATATCGACCGGATCAGGAACGCCGGCGCCCTCTTTGTGGGCCCCTACACGCCGGAGCCCATGGGCGATTATATTGCCGGCCCCAACCATGTCCTGCCCACGGCGGGAACGGCCCGGTTCTCCTCCGCCCTGAGCGTGGAGCATTTTACAAAGAAAACCAGCCTGATCCATTACTCTGAAACCGCCTTTAAGGAAGAGGCCGACGATGTGATCAAACTGGCCATGACCGAGGGGCTGGATGCCCATGCCAATTCGGTTAAAGTGAGGAAATAG
- a CDS encoding sigma-54-dependent Fis family transcriptional regulator codes for MNKEAAGQVLVIDDDPDFCYAVNRILGRLGHGSTTVDTLASARQAVVSADFSLVLLDVGLPDGSGLDLLPELKGLPADPEVVIITGAGDARGAELAILNGAWSYIEKTASAKEISLAVSRALQYREERLKARRPDLVTSLKREQIIGSSPRMKQALDEVAKASACDAGLLITGETGTGKELFARAVHMNSRRRDHELVVVDCAALPETLGENLLFGHKKGVYTGADASRDGLIKAAHQGSLFLDEVGELPLGLQKILLRVLQEKRFRPLGQDREVFSDFRLIAATNRDLGKMAEEGRFRKDLLFRIKSLHIELPPLSDRGGDIKRLARHYLDRYCDAQAVDSKGMSSDFTEVVSAYSWPGNVRELAHAMEHVVIAAMTSPIVFSSHLPASLRAAVAKAGFTAAVAGEAGQEEGYGPGPMPSLSEYRDRMVALYEEKYLRDLLNRSADIKSACRVSGLSRSRLYALLKKYGISAK; via the coding sequence ATGAATAAAGAGGCTGCCGGACAGGTACTGGTCATAGATGACGATCCGGATTTCTGCTATGCCGTCAACCGGATTCTGGGCCGCCTGGGACATGGATCCACCACCGTGGATACCCTGGCATCCGCCCGGCAGGCCGTTGTCTCGGCAGATTTCAGCCTGGTACTTCTGGATGTGGGGCTGCCGGACGGATCCGGCCTGGACCTGCTGCCGGAACTCAAGGGACTGCCGGCGGATCCCGAGGTGGTCATCATCACCGGGGCAGGGGATGCACGGGGGGCAGAACTGGCCATACTAAACGGGGCATGGAGCTATATTGAAAAAACCGCCTCGGCAAAGGAGATTTCCCTGGCGGTGTCCCGGGCCCTCCAGTACCGGGAGGAGCGCCTGAAAGCCCGGCGCCCGGACCTGGTCACCAGCCTGAAACGGGAACAGATAATCGGCAGCAGCCCCAGGATGAAACAGGCCCTGGATGAGGTGGCAAAAGCGTCGGCCTGCGATGCCGGGCTCCTCATCACCGGGGAGACGGGCACGGGAAAAGAACTCTTTGCCCGGGCCGTTCATATGAATTCCAGGCGGCGGGACCACGAGCTTGTGGTGGTGGACTGCGCCGCCCTGCCCGAAACCCTGGGGGAGAATCTGCTCTTCGGCCATAAAAAAGGGGTGTACACCGGAGCGGACGCCAGCCGGGACGGCCTGATCAAGGCCGCCCACCAGGGCAGCCTTTTTCTGGACGAGGTGGGGGAACTTCCCCTGGGCCTTCAGAAAATCCTGCTCCGGGTGCTCCAGGAAAAACGGTTCCGGCCATTGGGGCAGGACCGGGAGGTGTTCAGCGATTTCAGGCTCATTGCCGCCACCAACCGGGATCTCGGCAAAATGGCGGAAGAGGGCAGGTTCAGAAAGGACCTGCTGTTCAGGATAAAGTCCCTTCACATTGAGCTGCCACCCCTCAGTGACCGGGGCGGAGATATCAAGCGCCTGGCCCGGCATTACCTGGACCGTTATTGCGATGCCCAGGCCGTGGATTCCAAAGGGATGTCTTCGGATTTTACCGAGGTGGTCTCCGCCTACAGCTGGCCCGGCAATGTCCGGGAACTGGCCCATGCCATGGAGCATGTGGTCATCGCCGCCATGACCTCACCCATTGTTTTTTCATCCCACCTGCCCGCATCCCTGAGGGCGGCCGTGGCCAAGGCGGGATTTACCGCCGCCGTAGCCGGAGAGGCAGGTCAGGAAGAGGGGTACGGCCCTGGCCCCATGCCCTCCTTATCAGAATACCGGGACCGGATGGTGGCGCTTTACGAAGAGAAATACCTCAGGGACCTGTTGAACCGGTCGGCAGATATCAAATCCGCCTGCCGCGTCTCCGGCCTCTCCCGGTCCAGGCTCTACGCCCTGCTCAAAAAATACGGGATTTCCGCAAAATAA